The following coding sequences are from one Onychomys torridus chromosome 14, mOncTor1.1, whole genome shotgun sequence window:
- the Prps1l1 gene encoding LOW QUALITY PROTEIN: ribose-phosphate pyrophosphokinase 3 (The sequence of the model RefSeq protein was modified relative to this genomic sequence to represent the inferred CDS: inserted 5 bases in 3 codons; substituted 2 bases at 2 genomic stop codons): MPNIKIFSDSSHQDLSQTITERLSLELSKMVTKKFSNQETCVEIGKSVRGEHVYIVQSSCGEINDSLMELLIMINACKIASASRVTAVIPCFPXAPXDKKDKSQAPISGKLIANMLSIAGADHIITMDLHAAQIQGVFDIPVDNVYAEPAVLKWIRKKISEWRDYTIVSPDAVXGQRVTSIADXVNVEFALIHKERKKANEVDHTVLVGDVKDWVVILVDGMADTCGTICHVADKLLSAGATRAYTILIHRIVSGPAIARTNGASFEAVVVTNTIPQEDKMKHCXHIQVIDISMTLAEAIWRTHNRESVSYLFSHVPL, translated from the exons ATGCCAAACATCAAAATCTTCAGCGACAGCTCccaccaggacttatcccagacgATCACTGAGCGCCTGAGCCTAGAGCTCAGCAAGATGGTAACTAAGAAATTCAGCAACCAGGAGACCTGCGTGGAAATCGGTAAGAGTGTGCGCGGAGAGCATGTCTACATCGTTCAGAGTAGTTGTGGTGAAATCAATGACAGTCTAATGGAACTTTTGATCATGATCAATGCTTGCAAGATCGCTTCAGCCAGCCGGGTGACTGCAGTCATCCCATGCTTCCCTTAAGCCCCTTAGGATAAAAAGGATAAGAGCCAGGCTCCCATCTCTGGGAAGCTCATAGCAAATATGCTGTCCATAGCAGGTGCAGATCACATCATCACCATGGACCTACATGCTGCTCAGATTCAGGGCGTTTTTGACATCCCAGTAGATAATGTGTATGCAGAGCCAGCTGTCCTAAAGTGGATAAGGAAGAAGATCTCTGAATGGAGGGATTACACTATAGTCTCTCCTGATGCCGT AGGCCAGAGGGTCACTTCCATCGCAGA TGTGAATGTGGAATTCGCTTTGATTcacaaggaaaggaagaaagccaaTGAAGTGGATCACACGGTTCTTGTGGGCGATGTGAAGGATTGGGTGGTTATTCTTGTGGATGGCATGGCTGACACTTGTGGTACAATCTGCCATGTGGCTGACAAACTTCTCTCAGCAGGAGCCACCAGAGCTTACACCATCCTGATTCACAGAATCGTCTCTGGCCCAGCCATTGCTCGCACCAATGGTGCAAGCTTTGAAGCAGTAGTGGTCACTAATACCATACCTCAGGAGGACAAGATGAAGCACT CCCACATCCAGGTGATTGACATCTCTATGACTCTTGCAGAAGCCATCTGGAGAACTCACAACAGAGAATCTGTTTCCTACCTGTTCAGTCATGTTCCTTTGTAA